The following are from one region of the Oenanthe melanoleuca isolate GR-GAL-2019-014 chromosome 23, OMel1.0, whole genome shotgun sequence genome:
- the PNRC2 gene encoding proline-rich nuclear receptor coactivator 2, giving the protein MGGGERYNIPVPQARNTTKNHQQLKNRQKNKDQNSQMKTYVKKERGHGCSSSPGAWQAMQKGGKNNVHFPKNPNWNPALSNHTLLFTPQSNQNYAGAKFSEPPSPSVLPKPPSHWVPVSFKPSDKEIMTFQLKTLLKVQA; this is encoded by the coding sequence ATGGGTGGTGGAGAAAGATACAACATTCCCGTTCCCCAGGCTAGAAATACCACCAAGAACCATCAACAACTTAAGAACAGGCAGAAGAACAAAGACCAGAATTCTCAGATGAAAACCTACGTGAAGAAGGAAAGAGGCCAcggctgcagctcctctcctggtgCATGGCAGGCCATGCAGAAAGGGGGGAAGAACAACGTTCACTTCCCCAAGAATCCCAACTGGAATCCTGCTCTATCCAACCACACCCTGTTGTTCACCCCTCAGAGCAACCAGAACTATGCTGGGGCCAAGTTCAGTGAGCCACCCTCCCCAAGTGTTCTGCCTAAACCACCAAGCCACTGGGTACCTGTTTCTTTTAAACCTTCTGATAAAGAAATAATGACATTTCAGCTCAAAACCTTACTGAAAGTCCAGGCCTGA
- the CNR2 gene encoding cannabinoid receptor 2, which translates to MDTCKVPANTSKCSGNTMECFMVLSTRTQKISIGILCGLFGTMCVFENSLVLYLIFSSPGIRKKPSYLFIGSLALADILASIIFVCSFVNFHVFNEAGFSKEVFLLQLGGVNTSFSASLSSLLLTALDRYISISRPSEYKLLMTRKRAWTALAVLWVTCATIACLPLLGWNCCVLDSVCSELFPFVDDNYQSGWVCFIMVLLGCIIYAYAHVLWRARQHVAYMEKHQAQVGKQNTRMRMDVMLAKTLVMVLAVLMLCWSPVLVLMIYSIFARLSDHLRKVFAFCSTLCLLNSMVNPIIYALRSKELFSSLRRMFSHFRRQLKVTEESPEAESTHKSSVIETVCEDTHTV; encoded by the coding sequence ATGGATACTTGCAAGGTACCTGCAAACACCTCCAAGTGCAGTGGGAACACCATGGAGTGCTTCATGGTGCTCAGCACACGGACACAGAAGATTAGCATTGGCATCCTGTGTGGCCTCTTCGGGACAATGTGTGTTTTTGAGAACTCCTTGGTGCTTTACCTGATTTTCTCTTCCCCTGGGATCAGGAAAAAGCCTTCCTACCTCTTCATTGGCAGTCTGGCCCTGGCTGACATCCTGGCCAGCATCATCTTTGTCTGCAGCTTTGTGAACTTCCACGTGTTCAACGAGGCTGGTTTCTCCAAGGAggtgttcctgctgcagctgggaggggtGAACACATCCTTCTCtgcctccctgagcagcctgctgctcacagccctggacCGCTACATCTCCATCAGCCGGCCCTCGGAATACAAGCTGCTGATGACCAGGAAAAGAGCCTggacagccctggctgtgctctgggtgaCCTGTGCCACCATTGCTTGCCTgcccctgctgggctggaattgctgTGTGCTGGATTCTGTCTGCTCCGAGCTGTTCCCCTTTGTGGATGACAATTACCAGTCAGGCTGGGTGTGTTTCAtcatggtgctgctgggctgcatcATCTACGCCTACGCCCACGTGCTCTGGAGGGCTCGCCAGCACGTGGCCTACATGGAGAAACACCAGGCACAGGTAGGCAAGCAAAACACCAGGATGAGGATGGATGTGATGCTGGCCAAGACCCTGGTGatggtgctggctgtgctcatgCTCTGCTGGTCCCCCGTGCTCGTGCTCATGATCTACAGCATCTTCGCCAGGCTGAGCGACCACCTGCGCAAGGTGTTCGCCTTCTGCAGCACCCTCTGCCTGCTCAACTCCATGGTCAACCCCATCATTTACGCCCTGAGGAGCAAGGAGCTGTTCTCCTCCTTGAGGAGGATGTTCTCCCACTTCAGAAGGCAGCTGAAGGTCACTGAGGAGAGCCCAGAGGCCGAGAGCACCCACAAGTCCTCTGTGATTGAGACCGTCTGCgaggacacacacacagtgtaG
- the FUCA1 gene encoding tissue alpha-L-fucosidase, with the protein MAARALLCVAAALGPVLAEPRYRPDWASLDARPLPAWFDRAKVGVFVHWGVFSVPAWGSEWFWWHWQGLHDAACERFVRRRFPPGTTYAEFAPLFTAHDFQPRQWAQLFQRAGARYVVLTTKHHEGFTNWGSPVSWNWNSVDTGPHRDLVGELGEALRESNLRYGLYHSLMEWFNPLYLADKQSDFKTQNFVLKKTMPELYDLVLKYKPDLIWSDGDWEAPDSYWNSTSFLAWLYNDSPVKDTVVVNDRWGRGCSCRHGGFYNCADKYRPGTLPEHKWEMCSSLDRLSWGYRSNMSLAEVMDEMSMIEELVQTVSLGGNYLLNVGPTKEGVIVPIFQERLLALGRWLDTNGEAIYESQPWRVQMENTTDTVWYTSKGPLVFAIFLLWPRDSVLCLSSPIPSPGTQVTLLGFSGTLKWQNQPGKGMLITLPYMLPSPLPPQSGWAVKLEGVK; encoded by the exons ATGGCGGCGCGGGCGCTGCTCTGTGTGGCGGCCGCGCTGGGCCCGGTCCTGGCCGAGCCCCGGTACCGCCCGGACTGGGCCAGCCTGGACGCGCGGCCGCTGCCGGCCTGGTTCGACCGGGCCAAGGTGGGGGTGTTCGTGCACTGGGGCGTGTTCTCCGTGCCCGCCTGGGGCTCCGAGTGGTtctggtggcactggcagggccTGCACGATGCCGCCTGCGAGCGCTTCGTGCGCCGCCGCTTCCCGCCCGGCACCACCTACGCTGAGTTCGCGCCCCTTTTCACCGCCCACGACTTCCAGCCCCGCCAGTGGGCACAGCTCTTCCAGCGGGCCGGGGCCAG aTACGTGGTCCTGACCACCAAGCACCACGAGGGCTTCACCAACTGGGGGTCACCAGTGTCCTGGAACTGGAATTCTGTGGATACAGGGCCCCACCGGGACCtggtgggagagctgggagaagcCCTCAGGGAGAG CAACCTCCGTTATGGGCTCTATCACTCCCTGATGGAGTGGTTTAACCCTCTCTACCTCGCTGACAAACAAAGTGACTTCAAGACCCAGaactttgttttaaagaagACCATGCCAGAACTTTATGACCTTGTCTTAAA ATACAAACCAGATCTGATTTGGTCAGATGGAGACTGGGAAGCTCCAGATTCCTACTGGAATTCCACCTCTTTCCTTGCCTGGCTCTATAACGACAGCCCTGTCAAG GACACCGTGGTTGTCAACGATCGCTGGGGTCGGGGCTGCTCCTGTCGCCACGGGGGTTTCTACAACTGTGCTGACAAGTACAGGCCGGGCACCCTGCCAGAGCACAAGTGGGAGATGTGCTCCTCCCTGGACAGGCTCTCCTGGGGCTACCGCAGCAACATGAGCCTCGCTGAGGTGATGGATGAAATGAGCATGATTGAG GAGCTGGTGCAGACTGTGAGTTTGGGTGGCAACTACCTCCTCAATGTGGGACCTACAAAAGAAGGGGTGATTGTCCCCATCTTCCAGGAAAGGCTCCTGGCCCTTGGGAGGTGGCTGGACACCAATGGGGAGGCCATTTATGAATCCCAGCCTTGGAGGGTGCAGATGGAGAACACCACAGACACGGTCTG GTACACCTCCAAGGGACCACTGGTCTTTGCCATCTTCCTGCTCTGGCCTCGGGACAGTGTCCTGTGTCTGTCCTcgcccatcccatccccaggcaCACAG gtgacactgctgggCTTTTCAGGGACTCTGAAGTGGCAGAACCAGCCAGGGAAGGGGATGCTCATCACCCTGCCCTACATGCTGccatctcctctccctcctcagtCTGGCTGGGCCGTGAAGCTCGAGGGAGTGAAGTGA